The Halorussus limi genome includes a region encoding these proteins:
- a CDS encoding glycosyltransferase — translation MRVLQLVTERRPFFDAQVAALDAAGVESTVREVPGSHSPDEPRTAAEYARFLPEVLRALDDHDVVHANYGLTAPFALALARRPVVLTLWGTDLMGEREWIRQLSRVSAGLADATVLPSRRMAETLGRPYTHIPFGIDTDLFRPIPRESARERVGWDDDRNVVLFPYAPERPEKDFPRAERVVEAADAEADLRTVTGVPHDEMPHYLNASDALLVTSRRESGPMVAKEAAACGLPVVSTDVGFVGDVPGAAVRETTDGLAEELDRVLADAGGDSPACVAEGPRLPREWQLETTGRRLRAVYERVLCERNGTATVGETPTTEGGGAT, via the coding sequence GTGAGAGTCCTCCAACTCGTCACCGAGCGCCGCCCGTTCTTCGACGCGCAGGTGGCCGCGCTCGACGCCGCGGGCGTCGAGTCCACCGTCCGCGAGGTGCCGGGGAGCCACTCCCCCGACGAACCCCGGACCGCGGCGGAGTACGCCCGGTTCCTCCCCGAGGTCCTGCGAGCGCTGGACGACCACGACGTTGTCCACGCGAACTACGGCCTGACCGCGCCGTTCGCGCTTGCGCTCGCCCGGCGGCCGGTCGTCCTCACGCTCTGGGGCACCGACCTGATGGGCGAGCGGGAGTGGATTCGGCAGTTGAGTCGGGTCTCGGCCGGACTCGCCGACGCGACCGTCCTGCCGAGTCGCCGCATGGCCGAGACGCTCGGGCGACCGTACACCCATATCCCGTTCGGCATCGACACCGACCTGTTCCGTCCGATTCCGCGGGAGTCGGCCCGCGAGCGAGTCGGATGGGACGACGACCGGAACGTCGTCCTCTTTCCGTACGCGCCGGAGCGCCCCGAGAAGGACTTCCCGCGGGCCGAGCGCGTGGTCGAGGCGGCCGACGCCGAGGCCGACCTCCGGACCGTCACCGGGGTCCCCCACGACGAGATGCCCCACTACCTGAACGCCAGCGACGCCCTGCTGGTCACCTCGCGGCGCGAGAGCGGCCCGATGGTCGCCAAGGAGGCCGCGGCCTGCGGCCTGCCGGTCGTCTCGACCGACGTGGGATTCGTCGGCGACGTGCCCGGTGCCGCGGTCCGCGAGACGACCGACGGACTCGCCGAGGAACTCGACCGGGTTCTGGCGGACGCCGGCGGCGATTCGCCGGCGTGCGTCGCCGAAGGTCCGCGACTTCCCCGAGAGTGGCAACTTGAGACGACCGGCCGGCGACTCCGGGCGGTCTACGAGCGCGTTCTCTGCGAGCGGAATGGGACCGCGACGGTCGGGGAGACCCCGACGACCGAGGGCGGAGGTGCCACCTGA
- a CDS encoding glycosyltransferase family 2 protein, with translation MYRDTRVGVVVPAYNESALVGTVVETMPEFVDRIYVVDDRSTDDTWEHVRRAAEQANRRAAENGRGSRGGRGERTDGDRGRSRSRGSAVAADSATADGGVAVGDRVVPIRHEENLGVGGAITTGYRRALADGVDVVAVMNGDAQMDPDELPRLLDPVVEGRADYAKGNRLLQREFRDGMTGWRLFGNWLLTFLTKLASGYWKTMDPQNGYTAISREALETIGTGDFYTDYGFCNDVLVKLNAYGFTVADVPMPAVYGDETSSIRYSSFVPKLSALLLKGFVWRLHTKYLVRDFHPLALCYLFGVASLAVGTLAGVGATVGGLAGFESADVTTAVLVPVGCLALLAAMTLDMQANRDREVRAE, from the coding sequence ATGTACCGGGACACGCGGGTCGGCGTGGTCGTCCCGGCGTACAACGAGTCGGCGCTCGTCGGCACCGTCGTGGAGACGATGCCCGAGTTCGTCGACCGAATCTACGTCGTGGACGACCGCTCGACCGACGACACGTGGGAACACGTCCGGCGGGCCGCCGAGCAGGCCAACCGGCGGGCCGCCGAAAACGGCCGCGGAAGTCGAGGCGGGCGCGGAGAACGAACCGACGGCGACCGCGGTCGCTCGCGCTCTCGCGGGAGCGCGGTCGCCGCGGACTCCGCGACCGCCGACGGCGGCGTCGCGGTCGGCGACCGCGTCGTGCCGATTCGCCACGAGGAGAACCTCGGCGTCGGCGGCGCGATAACCACCGGCTACCGCCGGGCGCTGGCCGACGGCGTGGACGTGGTCGCCGTGATGAACGGCGACGCTCAGATGGACCCCGACGAACTCCCGCGACTCCTCGACCCCGTCGTCGAGGGGCGGGCCGACTACGCGAAGGGCAACCGACTGCTCCAGCGGGAGTTCCGCGACGGCATGACGGGGTGGCGGCTGTTCGGAAACTGGCTGCTGACGTTCCTCACGAAACTGGCCAGCGGCTACTGGAAGACGATGGACCCCCAGAACGGCTACACCGCCATCTCGCGCGAGGCGCTCGAAACCATCGGGACCGGCGACTTCTACACCGACTACGGGTTCTGCAACGACGTGCTGGTGAAACTCAACGCCTACGGATTCACGGTCGCCGACGTGCCGATGCCCGCTGTGTACGGCGACGAGACCAGCAGTATCCGGTACTCGTCGTTCGTCCCGAAGCTGTCGGCGCTCCTGCTCAAGGGGTTCGTCTGGCGACTCCACACCAAGTATCTGGTCCGGGACTTCCACCCGCTCGCGCTCTGTTACCTGTTCGGGGTCGCCTCCCTCGCGGTGGGCACCCTCGCTGGCGTGGGCGCGACGGTCGGCGGCCTCGCGGGGTTCGAGTCGGCCGACGTGACGACGGCCGTCTTGGTCCCCGTCGGCTGTCTGGCTCTGTTGGCCGCGATGACGCTCGACATGCAGGCCAACCGCGACCGGGAGGTGCGCGCCGAGTGA
- a CDS encoding nucleotide sugar dehydrogenase — protein sequence MSSYNENTDRTSVMDREEATPKSVPVCLVGLGYVGLPLAVEFDHAGQRVLGYDIDEERIERLRRGEDVTEEVGDAAIAESDVQFTADPAAIADAEYVCITVPTPVDEFQNPDFRYVEQAGHTVGEHLTPDTTVVLESTVYPGATRDVLVPALEAASGLAADEEFHVAYSPERTSPGDDDHGIREVVKVVGADDPDVREDVAALYESVVGAGVHRVSSIEAAEAAKCIENVQRDINIALVNELSIVFHQMGLDTQEVLDAARTKWNFHDYSPGLVGGHCIPVDPFYFAYGSEMQGYTPKLTLKGREINEYMPKHVGEVTLKALNDAGKVLRESEVLVLGLAYKPNVADIRTSEVQGVIDVLREYDVDVAGYDPHADDDAMRDHFDIEVRESPSFEDADCVLVATAHDTFERLDLAAAADAAADDPVLMDVNGTFDAETAEDGGFVYRRL from the coding sequence ATGAGTTCGTACAACGAGAACACCGACCGAACTTCGGTGATGGACCGAGAGGAAGCGACGCCGAAGTCAGTCCCCGTCTGTCTCGTGGGACTGGGCTACGTCGGCCTGCCGCTGGCCGTCGAGTTCGACCACGCGGGACAGCGGGTACTCGGATACGACATCGACGAAGAGCGCATCGAACGCCTGCGGCGCGGCGAGGACGTGACCGAGGAGGTGGGCGACGCCGCCATCGCCGAGAGCGACGTGCAGTTCACGGCCGACCCCGCCGCCATCGCCGACGCCGAGTACGTCTGCATCACGGTACCGACGCCGGTGGACGAGTTCCAGAACCCCGACTTCCGGTACGTCGAGCAGGCGGGCCACACCGTCGGCGAGCACCTGACGCCCGACACCACCGTCGTCCTCGAATCGACGGTGTATCCGGGCGCGACCCGCGACGTGCTGGTTCCGGCGCTCGAAGCGGCCTCGGGACTCGCGGCCGACGAGGAGTTCCACGTCGCGTACTCGCCCGAGCGGACCTCGCCCGGCGACGACGACCACGGCATCCGCGAGGTGGTCAAGGTCGTCGGCGCGGACGACCCCGACGTCCGCGAGGACGTGGCCGCGCTCTACGAGTCGGTCGTCGGCGCGGGCGTCCACCGGGTGAGTTCCATCGAGGCCGCGGAGGCCGCCAAGTGCATCGAGAACGTCCAGCGCGACATCAACATCGCGCTGGTAAACGAACTCTCGATAGTGTTCCACCAGATGGGACTCGACACCCAAGAGGTGCTGGACGCCGCCCGGACGAAGTGGAACTTCCACGACTACTCGCCCGGACTGGTCGGGGGCCACTGCATCCCCGTCGACCCCTTCTACTTCGCTTACGGGTCGGAGATGCAGGGGTACACGCCGAAACTGACCCTGAAGGGCCGGGAGATAAACGAGTACATGCCCAAGCACGTCGGCGAAGTCACGCTGAAGGCGCTCAACGACGCCGGGAAGGTCCTCCGCGAGAGCGAGGTGCTGGTACTGGGACTGGCCTACAAGCCGAACGTCGCCGATATCCGGACCTCGGAGGTGCAGGGCGTCATCGACGTCCTCCGGGAGTACGACGTGGACGTGGCCGGCTACGACCCCCACGCCGACGACGACGCGATGCGCGACCACTTCGACATCGAGGTCCGCGAGTCGCCGTCGTTCGAGGACGCCGACTGCGTGCTGGTCGCGACCGCCCACGACACCTTCGAGCGGTTGGACCTCGCGGCCGCGGCCGACGCCGCGGCCGACGACCCGGTGTTGATGGACGTGAACGGAACGTTCGACGCCGAGACCGCCGAGGACGGCGGTTTCGTCTACCGGAGGCTGTGA
- a CDS encoding DUF354 domain-containing protein has protein sequence MTRDHTAWVDLVSPSHPFLFDGLLSSFPDLDVTTTVREKTETVDLAAEAGFDFEVRGRDFDDPHLRKAGIPLRTAQLAARPPDADVSLSSRNAMCVLASKARGIPSVHFTDNDITAYVDGLWAEELYNWLEARATYTVVPEAFETAELEKHGTDAMSIFTYPGYKEDIYVADFEPDESFADRLPVGEYVVVRPEALDAAYVDEAESLVPAVLEGVVDAGYDVVYLPRGRGDRGYAGGVDPDRIHVPDAAYDGLQLAAHAECVLTGSGTMAREAACMGKPAVSFFPNELLSVDRQLVEEGRLFHSRDPEAIADYVAGLDADDARLDRSRSRRVRDEVVALTDRLIDRATR, from the coding sequence ATGACCCGGGACCACACCGCGTGGGTGGACCTCGTGAGTCCCTCCCACCCGTTCCTGTTCGACGGCCTGCTGTCGTCGTTCCCCGACCTCGACGTGACGACGACCGTGCGCGAAAAGACTGAAACCGTCGATTTAGCCGCCGAAGCCGGCTTCGACTTCGAGGTCCGCGGTCGGGACTTCGACGACCCTCACCTCCGGAAGGCGGGGATTCCGCTCCGGACCGCGCAACTCGCGGCCCGGCCTCCGGACGCGGACGTGTCGCTGTCCTCGCGCAACGCGATGTGCGTCCTCGCGTCGAAGGCCCGCGGGATTCCCTCCGTCCACTTCACCGACAACGACATCACCGCCTACGTGGACGGTCTCTGGGCCGAGGAACTGTACAACTGGCTCGAAGCCCGCGCGACCTACACCGTGGTCCCCGAGGCGTTCGAGACCGCGGAACTCGAGAAGCACGGGACCGACGCGATGTCGATTTTTACCTACCCCGGCTACAAGGAGGACATCTACGTCGCCGACTTCGAACCCGACGAGTCGTTCGCCGACCGACTCCCCGTCGGGGAGTACGTCGTCGTCCGGCCCGAGGCGCTCGACGCGGCCTACGTGGACGAAGCCGAGTCGCTCGTCCCCGCGGTTCTGGAGGGCGTCGTCGACGCCGGGTACGACGTCGTCTACCTGCCCCGCGGCCGGGGCGACCGGGGGTACGCCGGCGGGGTCGACCCCGACCGGATTCACGTCCCCGACGCCGCGTACGACGGACTCCAGTTGGCCGCTCACGCCGAGTGCGTGCTGACCGGTTCGGGGACGATGGCGCGCGAGGCCGCCTGCATGGGCAAGCCCGCGGTGTCGTTCTTCCCGAACGAACTGCTGTCGGTGGACCGCCAACTGGTCGAGGAGGGCCGACTCTTCCACTCGCGGGACCCCGAGGCCATCGCGGACTACGTCGCGGGCCTCGACGCCGACGACGCGCGACTCGACAGGTCGCGCTCCCGGCGGGTCCGCGACGAGGTGGTCGCGCTCACGGACCGGCTAATCGACCGGGCCACCAGATGA
- a CDS encoding nucleotide sugar dehydrogenase: MTSVCVHGLGYIGLPTAAVLADAGYEVVGYDVDEAVREIVRGGDSHVEEPELADLVAEVRESGALTVASEVPVADYHLVCVPTPFDAETREADLRYVRAAAEGVGEVLRAGDAVVLESTVPPGTTTGEFCETLAATSGLDSGADFSLAHCPETVLPGDMLAELRANDRLVGGVDDASAEAARALYDPVVEGEISVVPDPTTAEFAKLIQNTYRDVNVALANEVAKLADDYGVSSRAVIEAANDHPRVDLLRPGPGVGGHCLPVDPWFLGRDSDSLDLAARAREINDGMPSYVADRVARHLGSLDGRKVAVLGVAYKGNVDDTRGSPGLALADELRSRGADVTVQDPHVTGTVDDGVAADGGDPALELESLVGATRGADALVATAAHEEYGALAPGIVTDRMADEVVVDACDALDRERWRGVGATVETL, from the coding sequence ATGACTTCCGTCTGCGTCCACGGACTGGGCTACATCGGTCTGCCGACCGCCGCCGTGCTTGCCGACGCCGGATACGAAGTCGTCGGCTACGACGTGGACGAGGCGGTCCGCGAGATAGTCCGGGGCGGCGACTCCCACGTCGAGGAACCCGAACTCGCCGACCTCGTGGCCGAGGTCCGGGAGTCGGGCGCGCTGACGGTCGCCAGCGAGGTCCCGGTCGCCGACTACCACCTCGTCTGCGTGCCGACGCCCTTCGACGCCGAGACTCGCGAGGCCGACCTCCGGTACGTCCGGGCCGCGGCCGAGGGCGTCGGCGAGGTGCTACGGGCGGGCGACGCCGTCGTCCTCGAATCGACGGTGCCGCCGGGGACGACGACCGGCGAGTTCTGCGAGACGCTGGCGGCAACCTCGGGACTCGACTCGGGGGCGGACTTCTCGCTGGCCCACTGCCCCGAGACCGTGCTTCCGGGCGACATGCTCGCGGAACTCCGGGCGAACGACCGGTTGGTCGGCGGCGTGGACGACGCCTCGGCCGAGGCGGCCCGGGCGCTCTACGACCCCGTGGTCGAGGGCGAGATTTCGGTCGTGCCCGACCCCACGACCGCGGAGTTCGCGAAACTGATTCAGAACACCTACCGCGACGTGAACGTCGCGCTCGCCAACGAGGTGGCGAAACTCGCCGACGACTACGGCGTCAGTTCGCGGGCGGTCATCGAGGCCGCCAACGACCACCCCCGCGTGGACCTCCTGCGTCCGGGACCGGGCGTCGGCGGCCACTGCCTCCCCGTGGACCCGTGGTTCCTCGGGCGCGACTCCGACAGTCTGGACCTCGCGGCGCGCGCCCGGGAGATAAACGACGGGATGCCGAGTTACGTCGCCGACCGCGTGGCCCGGCACCTCGGGTCGCTCGACGGCCGAAAGGTCGCGGTCCTCGGCGTCGCGTACAAGGGGAACGTCGACGACACCCGCGGGAGTCCGGGCCTCGCGCTCGCCGACGAACTCCGGTCGCGGGGCGCGGACGTGACGGTCCAAGACCCCCACGTGACGGGGACGGTCGACGACGGCGTCGCGGCCGACGGGGGCGACCCGGCGCTCGAACTCGAATCGCTCGTCGGCGCGACCCGAGGCGCGGACGCGCTGGTCGCGACCGCGGCCCACGAGGAGTACGGCGCGCTGGCCCCCGGCATCGTGACCGACAGGATGGCCGACGAGGTAGTCGTGGACGCCTGCGACGCGCTCGACCGCGAGCGGTGGCGAGGCGTCGGCGCGACGGTCGAGACGCTATGA
- the wecB gene encoding non-hydrolyzing UDP-N-acetylglucosamine 2-epimerase, with the protein MNSPQLAIVLGTRPEIVKLAPIIRECRDRDVPHIVVHTGQHYSPQLTEVFFDELELPPPDHALGVGSATHGEQTGSMIAGIEEVLLEADPETVLVQGDTNTTLAATIAASKLDAELGHVEAGLRSDDRGMPEEVNRIICDHTADRLFAPTPAAAENLRAEGVPSDRISVTGNTVVDALQRHRGLAADRTAVLDDLGVEPGEYGLLTLHRAENVDDPDRFADLLTGVGRVAREYEMDVVYPAHPRARKKLEDLRVPNAVEVVEPLDYLEFLRLESDASVILTDSGGVQEEACVLGVPCVTLRENTERPETIAAGANRLGGVTPTGIFETAREMVGTDAEWENPFGDGDAAARILDAAAATDADGADDSAAATEAVQ; encoded by the coding sequence ATGAACTCGCCACAACTCGCCATCGTACTTGGAACGAGACCGGAGATAGTCAAGCTCGCGCCGATTATCCGCGAGTGCCGGGACCGCGACGTGCCCCACATCGTCGTCCACACCGGACAGCACTACTCGCCGCAACTCACGGAGGTGTTCTTCGACGAACTGGAGCTTCCGCCGCCGGACCACGCGCTCGGCGTCGGTTCGGCCACCCACGGCGAGCAGACCGGGAGCATGATTGCGGGCATCGAGGAGGTCCTGCTCGAGGCCGACCCCGAGACGGTCCTCGTGCAGGGCGACACCAACACCACGCTCGCGGCGACCATCGCGGCGAGCAAACTGGACGCCGAACTCGGCCACGTCGAGGCCGGACTCCGGAGCGACGACCGGGGGATGCCCGAGGAGGTAAACCGCATCATCTGCGACCACACCGCCGACAGACTGTTCGCGCCGACGCCCGCCGCGGCCGAGAACCTGCGGGCCGAGGGCGTCCCGAGCGACCGCATCTCGGTCACGGGAAACACGGTCGTCGACGCGCTCCAGCGCCACCGGGGTCTCGCGGCCGACCGGACCGCCGTCCTCGACGACCTCGGCGTCGAACCGGGCGAGTACGGACTCCTCACGCTCCACCGGGCCGAGAACGTGGACGACCCCGACCGGTTCGCCGACCTGCTGACCGGCGTCGGCCGGGTCGCCCGCGAGTACGAGATGGACGTCGTCTATCCGGCCCACCCGCGCGCACGGAAGAAGTTGGAGGACCTGCGGGTGCCCAACGCCGTCGAGGTGGTCGAACCACTCGACTATCTGGAGTTCCTGCGCCTCGAGAGCGATGCCTCGGTGATTCTGACCGACTCGGGCGGGGTCCAAGAGGAAGCCTGCGTGCTGGGCGTCCCCTGCGTCACCCTCCGAGAGAACACCGAGCGTCCCGAGACGATAGCGGCCGGGGCCAACCGCCTCGGCGGCGTGACCCCGACCGGCATCTTCGAGACCGCCCGCGAGATGGTCGGCACCGACGCCGAGTGGGAGAACCCGTTCGGCGACGGCGACGCCGCGGCGCGGATTCTCGACGCGGCCGCCGCGACCGACGCCGACGGGGCGGACGACTCGGCCGCCGCGACGGAGGCGGTCCAATGA
- a CDS encoding helix-turn-helix transcriptional regulator — protein MSGDTHRFGPTPGRGPAGPLGRAAVLALVVAALVAAVTLSPAAAGGSVPATAGTPPDLAVGDVSVSGAAVAARHDGTVLLWRSRPYSLTATVGDLPAPAEYRVCALTATAELNCTTATLRPAGTAVELRVPGSVAKSTSGSASDAAASAGDSTDESAVVSLAPGVRNVSVSVTRVGGNETVVVSRLARLRVLVPTADFDGDGLSNRDEREQGTDPAAADTDRDLFDDGTETALGTDPLKRKTAVGFGVTGLFALGVAVGLLYRFGPRLVASLLTRVGAKSESAALASRSDATGRGRTERSEPHAAGQTDGARRTAGTERDATGREASGRGTGAAGRETTPPESTGRRDAGRTDDRGERDPDPSPPLSDEERVLGLLEANDGQLPQSEIVSRTPWSKSKVSRLLARMDAQELVVKINAGRRNVIVLPGEEPEAVQSLGDGDDG, from the coding sequence ATGAGTGGGGACACGCATCGTTTCGGGCCGACGCCGGGTCGCGGCCCCGCCGGACCGCTCGGGCGCGCGGCCGTCCTCGCGCTGGTCGTCGCTGCGCTTGTCGCCGCCGTGACACTCTCTCCGGCGGCTGCTGGGGGAAGTGTCCCCGCGACCGCCGGAACGCCGCCGGACCTCGCGGTCGGCGACGTGTCAGTCTCCGGAGCAGCCGTCGCGGCCCGCCACGACGGGACCGTCCTGCTCTGGCGGTCGCGGCCCTACTCGCTGACCGCCACGGTCGGCGACCTCCCGGCCCCGGCCGAGTACCGCGTCTGCGCCCTGACAGCGACCGCCGAACTGAACTGCACGACGGCGACGCTCCGCCCGGCCGGTACCGCGGTCGAACTCCGGGTGCCGGGGTCGGTCGCGAAATCGACCTCCGGGTCGGCGTCCGACGCCGCGGCATCGGCCGGCGACTCGACCGACGAGTCGGCCGTCGTTTCACTCGCGCCCGGCGTCCGAAACGTCAGCGTCTCCGTGACCCGGGTCGGCGGGAACGAGACGGTCGTGGTGTCCCGACTCGCCAGACTCCGAGTCCTCGTGCCCACCGCGGACTTCGACGGCGACGGTCTGTCGAACCGCGACGAACGAGAGCAGGGCACCGACCCCGCGGCCGCCGACACCGACCGAGACCTGTTCGACGACGGCACCGAGACCGCGCTCGGTACCGACCCACTAAAACGCAAGACCGCGGTCGGGTTCGGCGTGACGGGGCTGTTCGCTCTCGGCGTGGCGGTCGGTCTCCTCTACCGGTTCGGTCCCCGACTCGTCGCGTCGCTTCTGACTCGCGTCGGCGCCAAATCGGAGTCGGCGGCGCTGGCGAGTCGGTCCGACGCCACTGGACGCGGGAGGACGGAGCGAAGCGAACCCCACGCGGCGGGACAGACCGACGGGGCGAGAAGGACCGCCGGGACGGAGAGGGACGCCACTGGACGCGAGGCGTCCGGTCGCGGAACGGGAGCGGCCGGACGGGAGACGACCCCGCCCGAATCGACCGGTCGGCGCGACGCCGGGCGGACCGACGACCGCGGCGAGCGCGACCCCGACCCGTCGCCGCCGCTCTCCGACGAGGAACGCGTGCTGGGTCTGCTCGAAGCGAACGACGGACAGTTACCCCAGAGCGAAATCGTCTCCCGGACGCCGTGGTCGAAGTCGAAGGTGAGTCGCCTCCTCGCCCGCATGGACGCTCAGGAACTCGTCGTGAAGATAAACGCCGGTCGCCGGAACGTCATCGTTCTGCCCGGCGAGGAACCCGAAGCGGTGCAGTCGCTCGGCGACGGCGACGACGGGTGA
- a CDS encoding DsbA family protein produces the protein MSNRRKLLGAAGSAFLASLAGCASVIGETADGPETTTDASPASDTTTAGSAASAGTETTADGDATRQNVTDGNATGRNVSEPGATTTADAESLGRVSIDPPTLTVSESLVPATPGRYDYARLGRESADATATLFGNWKCPYTGEFVRQMLGDVIEEFVAPGDVALEFRALSYLGGEPFLGPDAPRAARAGLEVWRTAPERYWRYFASVFENQPPERYEWATADRLVRFAETANVRDTDAVAEALLTGAHREKVKATTGEARRRGVATVPRVATAEKVTAPTVDFAATKRQLRRAVER, from the coding sequence GTGTCTAACCGCCGCAAACTACTCGGCGCGGCCGGTTCGGCGTTTCTCGCCTCGCTCGCTGGCTGTGCGAGCGTCATCGGAGAGACCGCCGACGGCCCGGAGACGACGACCGACGCATCGCCCGCTAGCGACACGACGACCGCCGGGTCCGCGGCCAGCGCCGGAACGGAGACGACCGCCGACGGGGACGCCACTCGGCAGAACGTCACCGACGGAAACGCCACCGGACGGAACGTCTCGGAACCGGGCGCGACCACGACCGCCGACGCGGAGTCGCTCGGACGTGTCAGCATCGACCCGCCGACGTTGACCGTCTCGGAGTCGCTCGTACCCGCGACCCCCGGCCGGTACGACTACGCGCGACTCGGCCGCGAGAGCGCCGACGCGACCGCCACGCTCTTCGGCAACTGGAAGTGCCCCTACACCGGGGAGTTCGTCCGCCAGATGCTCGGCGACGTCATCGAGGAGTTCGTCGCGCCCGGCGACGTGGCGCTCGAATTTCGGGCGCTGAGCTACCTCGGCGGCGAACCGTTCCTCGGTCCGGACGCCCCGCGGGCCGCCCGCGCCGGACTCGAAGTCTGGCGGACGGCACCCGAGCGCTACTGGCGGTACTTCGCGTCGGTGTTCGAGAACCAACCGCCGGAGCGGTACGAGTGGGCGACCGCCGACAGACTGGTCAGGTTCGCCGAGACCGCGAACGTCCGCGACACCGACGCGGTGGCGGAGGCGCTGCTGACCGGCGCACACCGCGAGAAGGTGAAAGCGACGACCGGAGAGGCCCGGCGACGCGGCGTCGCCACCGTCCCGCGCGTGGCGACCGCAGAGAAAGTGACCGCGCCGACCGTGGACTTCGCGGCGACGAAACGACAGTTGCGCCGGGCCGTCGAGCGCTGA
- a CDS encoding pentapeptide repeat-containing protein, which yields MGTTASDRCGYRLEVGLDNDDIPTRPCDRPVWEDHDRCVWHAPVEGKTKEQLEDADPESRDAIHGAYLREASLANVDWFVGSSLIGANLKGADLKGADFTETDLTLATLTDASALGADFTDANLEGAILTNADVRRATLEGARLHETILTDMHIGGGTEMGGTSVYDRENAPPNLVDEQPLDAAAWVYRQFQTLYEENGLPELARRSYYQERDARRRLAWGQSRYTEAIKWELSRWTMQYGSSPYRVLLTSLVVVVVAALLYPLTGGIQEIQAGQPVTYSIENPDEAPWWWIGQVLFKSLYFSVVTFATLGLGDIQPIGSFARFLAGLESILGSLLAALLVFVLARIVTW from the coding sequence ATGGGAACGACAGCGTCAGACCGGTGTGGATACCGACTCGAAGTCGGACTCGACAACGACGACATTCCGACCCGACCGTGCGACCGGCCGGTGTGGGAGGACCACGACCGGTGCGTCTGGCACGCGCCGGTCGAGGGAAAAACCAAAGAGCAACTCGAAGACGCCGACCCGGAGTCCAGAGACGCCATTCACGGCGCGTATCTCCGAGAGGCCTCTCTCGCAAACGTCGATTGGTTCGTCGGGTCCTCCCTCATCGGAGCCAACCTCAAGGGCGCCGATTTGAAGGGGGCGGACTTCACCGAGACCGACTTGACACTGGCGACGCTGACGGACGCCAGCGCTCTCGGTGCCGATTTCACCGACGCGAACCTCGAAGGGGCGATTCTGACGAACGCCGACGTCCGGCGGGCGACGCTCGAAGGCGCCCGACTCCACGAGACGATACTCACCGACATGCACATCGGAGGCGGGACCGAGATGGGTGGAACGTCCGTCTACGACCGAGAAAACGCGCCGCCGAACCTGGTCGACGAGCAACCGCTCGACGCGGCGGCGTGGGTGTATCGGCAGTTTCAAACCCTGTACGAGGAGAACGGACTCCCGGAGTTAGCCCGCCGGAGTTACTATCAGGAGCGCGACGCTCGCCGCCGCCTCGCGTGGGGACAGTCGAGATACACCGAGGCAATAAAGTGGGAACTGTCCCGTTGGACGATGCAGTACGGCAGCAGTCCCTACCGAGTGCTCCTCACGTCGCTCGTCGTGGTCGTCGTGGCCGCGCTCCTCTACCCGCTGACCGGCGGGATTCAGGAGATTCAGGCCGGGCAACCGGTGACGTACTCGATAGAGAATCCGGACGAAGCGCCGTGGTGGTGGATCGGACAGGTTCTGTTCAAGAGCCTCTACTTCAGCGTCGTCACGTTCGCCACGCTCGGACTGGGCGACATCCAACCGATAGGGTCGTTCGCGCGGTTCTTGGCAGGTCTGGAGTCGATTCTCGGGTCGCTGCTGGCCGCACTGCTGGTGTTCGTACTCGCCCGCATCGTGACGTGGTGA
- the eif1A gene encoding translation initiation factor eIF-1A → MSENSGRRNLRMPNSDELFGVVTEHNGGNHVRVQCEDGQNRMGRIPGRMKYRTWINQGDVVLVDPWDWQDEKADVEWRYTEQDADQLRAEGHID, encoded by the coding sequence ATGAGCGAAAACTCCGGGCGGCGAAACCTTCGCATGCCCAACAGCGACGAGTTGTTCGGCGTCGTGACCGAACACAACGGCGGAAACCACGTGCGCGTCCAGTGCGAGGACGGCCAGAACCGAATGGGCCGCATCCCCGGACGAATGAAGTACCGAACGTGGATCAACCAAGGCGACGTCGTCCTCGTCGACCCGTGGGACTGGCAGGACGAGAAGGCCGACGTCGAATGGCGCTACACCGAGCAGGACGCCGACCAGCTCCGCGCCGAAGGCCACATCGACTAA